A section of the Rhodobacter sp. genome encodes:
- a CDS encoding type III PLP-dependent enzyme translates to MGFSDTIWSDPVEYLRSVGPNDPVMFLSPAALQAQAHRFLEGFPGLVTYAVKSNPDESIITNLAASGVTGFDVASPEEIALIRRLVPEAALHYNNPVRARHEIVFAVGRDVASYSVDSLSELDKLFALVPTTRANGQRVEITARYKLPVAGATYDFGAKFGATEDLATEILRRVAARGYTPSLTFHPGTQCVDPQAWDAYIRAAGRIAQAAGVRIQRLNVGGGFPSHRVQAVVPSLDAIFHLIGRVTEETFGADAPALICEPGRGLVADSMALCARIKGLRDDNHVFLNDGVYGAFAELPLMGAMDRITVWSPEGTQRTGEIQRRVVFGPTCDSVDRLPGETPLPCDIEEGDFLLVQGMGAYSVATNTRFNGFGALAVHMVMDLHA, encoded by the coding sequence ATGGGATTCTCCGACACCATCTGGTCCGATCCGGTCGAGTATCTGCGCTCGGTCGGTCCGAACGATCCTGTCATGTTCCTGTCGCCGGCGGCCCTTCAGGCCCAGGCGCACCGCTTTCTCGAAGGGTTCCCGGGCCTGGTGACCTATGCGGTGAAATCGAACCCGGACGAGTCGATCATCACCAATCTGGCCGCCTCCGGCGTGACCGGGTTCGATGTCGCCTCGCCCGAGGAGATCGCCCTGATCCGCCGCCTGGTTCCCGAGGCCGCGCTGCACTACAACAACCCCGTCCGCGCCCGGCACGAGATCGTCTTTGCCGTCGGCCGCGATGTGGCCAGCTATTCCGTCGATTCGCTGAGCGAACTGGACAAGCTGTTCGCGCTGGTTCCCACCACCCGCGCCAACGGCCAACGCGTCGAGATCACCGCGCGCTACAAGCTGCCTGTCGCGGGCGCCACCTATGACTTCGGCGCCAAGTTCGGCGCGACCGAGGACCTGGCGACCGAGATCCTGCGCCGCGTGGCCGCGCGGGGCTACACGCCGTCGCTGACCTTTCACCCGGGCACGCAGTGCGTCGATCCGCAAGCCTGGGACGCCTATATCCGCGCCGCCGGGCGCATCGCGCAGGCGGCGGGCGTGCGCATCCAGCGGCTCAATGTGGGCGGCGGCTTCCCGTCGCACCGGGTGCAGGCCGTGGTGCCGTCGCTCGACGCGATCTTCCACCTGATCGGCCGCGTGACCGAAGAAACCTTTGGCGCCGACGCGCCCGCGCTGATCTGCGAACCGGGCCGCGGGCTGGTCGCCGATTCGATGGCGCTGTGCGCGCGCATCAAGGGGCTGCGGGACGACAACCACGTCTTTCTCAACGATGGGGTCTATGGCGCGTTCGCCGAGCTGCCGCTGATGGGCGCGATGGACCGCATCACCGTCTGGTCGCCCGAGGGCACGCAGCGCACCGGCGAGATCCAGCGCCGCGTGGTCTTTGGCCCGACCTGCGATTCGGTGGACCGCCTGCCGGGGGAAACCCCGCTGCCGTGCGACATCGAAGAGGGCGATTTCCTGCTGGTCCAGGGGATGGGCGCCTATTCGGTGGCGACAAACACCCGGTTCAACGGGTTCGGCGCGCTGGCCGTGCATATGGTGATGGACCTGCACGCCTGA
- a CDS encoding hotdog fold thioesterase, whose product MTTEPIWKTPFTVELANRVGMNTANAHMGIEMLEAGPDYVVGRMPVDHRTKQPAGILHGGASVLLAETLASWAGAFVVDATQQTVVGQEINANHLRPATGGWVTGTARPIHLGRRSQVWEIRITGDDGKLVCISRMTLAVVDRPGAAQMPQRGQ is encoded by the coding sequence ATGACCACCGAACCGATCTGGAAAACCCCCTTCACCGTCGAACTGGCGAACCGGGTGGGAATGAACACCGCGAACGCCCACATGGGGATCGAGATGCTCGAGGCCGGCCCCGATTACGTCGTGGGCCGGATGCCGGTCGATCACCGCACCAAACAACCGGCGGGTATTCTGCACGGCGGGGCCTCGGTCCTGCTGGCGGAAACGCTGGCGTCCTGGGCCGGGGCCTTTGTCGTCGATGCGACGCAGCAAACCGTGGTCGGGCAAGAGATCAACGCCAACCACCTGCGCCCGGCGACCGGCGGCTGGGTCACCGGCACCGCGCGGCCGATCCATCTGGGCCGGCGCAGCCAGGTGTGGGAGATCCGCATCACCGGCGACGACGGCAAGCTTGTGTGCATCTCGCGCATGACGCTGGCGGTGGTGGACCGCCCCGGCGCGGCGCAGATGCCTCAGCGCGGCCAGTAA
- the rpmI gene encoding 50S ribosomal protein L35: protein MPKMKTKSAAKKRFKVTATGKIKSAQAGKRHGMIKRTTKFIRDARGTMVLSEPDTKIVKTYMPYAR, encoded by the coding sequence ATGCCCAAGATGAAGACCAAGTCGGCCGCCAAAAAGCGGTTCAAGGTCACCGCGACCGGCAAGATCAAATCGGCTCAGGCCGGCAAACGGCACGGCATGATCAAACGGACGACCAAGTTTATCCGCGACGCGCGCGGCACCATGGTGCTGAGCGAGCCGGATACCAAGATCGTCAAGACCTACATGCCCTACGCCCGCTGA
- the rplT gene encoding 50S ribosomal protein L20, with protein sequence MARVKSGKVTHARHRKVIKQAAGYYSARSRNFRTATQAVDKANQYATRDRKNRKRNFRALWIQRINAAVRALDPALTYSRFINLLAVAGIEVDRKVLADLAVHEPEAFAQIVSQAQAAQA encoded by the coding sequence ATGGCACGCGTCAAATCCGGTAAGGTCACCCACGCCCGTCACCGCAAGGTCATCAAGCAGGCCGCGGGGTATTACAGCGCCCGGTCGCGCAACTTCCGCACGGCCACCCAGGCGGTGGACAAGGCGAACCAGTACGCCACCCGCGACCGCAAGAACCGCAAGCGCAACTTCCGCGCGCTGTGGATCCAGCGAATCAACGCCGCGGTGCGCGCGCTGGACCCCGCGCTGACCTATTCGCGCTTTATCAACCTGCTGGCCGTCGCCGGGATCGAGGTGGACCGCAAGGTTCTGGCCGATCTCGCGGTGCACGAGCCCGAGGCCTTTGCCCAGATCGTCAGCCAGGCGCAGGCCGCACAGGCCTGA
- a CDS encoding Lrp/AsnC family transcriptional regulator, which yields MDDLDKALVALLIADARQPLATLARKLKVARTTVQSRLERLEATGAIVGYTLKLGAEAARPLIRASVLVSIEPRNQAAILTRLRTLPEVERAFTTSGRFDLLLQVAAPTTEQLDSVLDGIGALPGVKSSESLIHLTTRIDRVA from the coding sequence ATGGACGATCTCGACAAGGCGCTGGTCGCCCTTCTCATCGCGGACGCGCGCCAACCACTGGCGACCCTGGCCCGCAAGCTGAAGGTCGCGCGCACCACCGTTCAGTCCCGGCTCGAGCGGCTGGAGGCCACCGGCGCGATCGTCGGCTACACGCTGAAGCTGGGGGCCGAGGCCGCGCGGCCGCTGATTCGGGCTTCGGTTCTGGTGTCGATCGAACCCCGCAATCAGGCCGCCATCCTGACCCGCCTGCGCACCCTGCCCGAGGTCGAGCGCGCCTTCACCACCTCAGGGCGGTTCGATCTGCTGTTGCAGGTCGCGGCCCCCACCACCGAACAACTGGACAGCGTGCTGGACGGGATCGGCGCCCTGCCGGGGGTGAAATCGTCGGAAAGCCTGATCCACCTGACCACCCGCATCGACCGCGTGGCCTGA